The following coding sequences lie in one Lentilactobacillus sp. SPB1-3 genomic window:
- a CDS encoding EbsA family protein: MITQKRRFLYQPNPLSSIICWSWTLAVFFIGVIIWLEITHFQWITLACFVMFAFISWSEIHFRKISIEDGTLVVGRIINPKWLVADLDEITNVQTNKYQLGFVAQGKIYSFILPSNSVIEISSLIAEAQNKRRN, encoded by the coding sequence ATGATAACGCAAAAAAGACGATTTTTATATCAGCCCAACCCATTAAGCAGTATTATCTGTTGGAGTTGGACGTTAGCAGTATTTTTTATCGGAGTAATTATTTGGTTAGAGATCACTCATTTTCAATGGATTACATTAGCCTGTTTCGTTATGTTTGCCTTCATTAGTTGGTCAGAAATTCATTTTCGCAAGATTTCCATTGAAGATGGCACCTTAGTCGTGGGACGAATCATTAATCCCAAGTGGTTAGTCGCTGATTTAGATGAAATTACCAATGTGCAAACAAATAAATACCAGTTAGGATTTGTTGCCCAGGGTAAAATATATAGTTTTATTTTACCTTCTAATTCAGTAATTGAAATCAGCAGTTTAATTGCTGAGGCGCAAAACAAGAGGAGGAATTAA
- a CDS encoding NAD(P)/FAD-dependent oxidoreductase — MRTVAVIGGGIIGATAAYYLAQDSDLQVTLFDDSHGQATKAASGIISPWLSKRRNKRWYNLASAGAEFYEQLVDDANLDENIYEQTGTIVTRKDDAAVDDLYNLAMSRLQDTKAIGTVKKLTADEIEAIMPIVNCDESGIYVSGGAKINGQKLVNHLISAAEGNGMTTVKHRVKISNNNEVILGDERSKFDYLVLAPGAFLKELLTPLGYEVDIRPQKGQLVDFRLTDKNTDRLPVMMPESENDIIPFKDGIVTIGATHENDQGFDLEPTENEIEELTESGSKFIPELNSATQVAIRVGTRGYTSDFAPFFGKLTPKLNVFVAGGLGSSGLTTGPIIGKKIADWIIFQTAPQALELFTKPVDTYIRSK; from the coding sequence ATGAGAACAGTTGCTGTTATTGGTGGTGGAATTATTGGTGCCACCGCTGCATACTATTTAGCACAAGATTCTGATTTGCAGGTCACACTATTTGATGATTCACATGGCCAAGCAACCAAGGCGGCATCTGGAATTATTTCACCATGGTTGTCAAAAAGAAGAAATAAACGGTGGTATAATTTAGCTTCTGCTGGTGCCGAGTTCTATGAACAATTAGTTGACGATGCTAATTTGGATGAAAATATTTACGAGCAAACGGGAACCATTGTTACTCGAAAAGATGATGCGGCCGTCGACGATTTATACAATTTGGCGATGAGTCGATTGCAAGATACCAAAGCCATCGGCACTGTCAAAAAATTAACTGCAGACGAAATTGAAGCGATCATGCCAATCGTAAATTGTGACGAATCAGGAATTTACGTATCTGGTGGCGCTAAAATTAATGGTCAAAAGCTAGTAAATCACTTGATTTCGGCAGCTGAAGGTAACGGAATGACCACAGTTAAGCACCGAGTGAAAATTTCAAATAATAACGAAGTCATTCTTGGCGATGAGAGATCAAAATTTGATTATTTGGTGTTGGCTCCTGGAGCATTTTTGAAAGAATTGTTGACACCTCTGGGATATGAAGTTGATATCCGACCTCAAAAGGGACAATTAGTCGATTTTCGACTTACTGATAAAAATACTGATCGTTTACCAGTTATGATGCCGGAATCTGAAAATGATATTATTCCATTCAAAGATGGTATTGTTACTATTGGTGCCACTCATGAAAATGATCAAGGATTTGATTTAGAGCCAACTGAAAACGAAATTGAGGAACTAACTGAGAGTGGCAGTAAGTTCATTCCAGAATTGAATTCAGCAACTCAGGTTGCAATTCGGGTTGGAACAAGAGGGTATACATCTGATTTTGCCCCATTCTTTGGCAAATTAACGCCAAAGCTAAATGTCTTTGTGGCTGGTGGGTTAGGTTCATCAGGACTTACAACTGGACCGATCATTGGCAAAAAAATTGCCGATTGGATTATTTTCCAAACGGCGCCACAAGCTTTAGAATTATTTACAAAACCAGTCGATACCTATATTCGTTCCAAATGA
- the recU gene encoding Holliday junction resolvase RecU, with translation MTVNYPSGKPFAAYNLNKNALKHRPTDFSNRGMTLEDELNKSNQYYLRNNIAVIHKKPTPIQIVSVDYPKRSAAKIKEAYFRKASTTDYNGVYRGKYIDFDAKETQNKTSFPLKNFHEHQIEHLRMCLKQDGICFAIIKFVYNQSVFVLKASDLIHFWDLQASGGRKSIPKETIDQIGYEVKYGINPLIPYLDAVNQIME, from the coding sequence ATGACGGTTAATTATCCAAGTGGCAAACCATTTGCTGCTTACAATTTAAACAAAAACGCTTTGAAACATCGACCTACTGACTTCTCAAATCGTGGAATGACGCTTGAAGATGAGCTTAATAAAAGCAACCAATATTACTTACGAAATAATATTGCTGTAATCCACAAAAAGCCGACTCCTATCCAGATTGTTTCAGTTGACTATCCCAAACGAAGTGCAGCCAAGATTAAAGAAGCTTATTTTCGTAAAGCATCCACCACTGATTACAACGGTGTTTATCGTGGAAAATATATTGACTTTGATGCAAAAGAGACTCAAAATAAAACATCATTTCCATTAAAGAACTTCCATGAACACCAAATAGAACATCTCAGGATGTGCCTTAAACAAGATGGAATTTGTTTCGCTATTATTAAATTTGTGTATAATCAATCCGTTTTCGTTTTAAAGGCCTCCGATTTAATCCATTTTTGGGATTTACAAGCATCCGGCGGAAGAAAATCAATTCCAAAGGAAACAATCGACCAAATTGGTTATGAAGTTAAGTACGGCATTAATCCTTTAATTCCTTACTTAGATGCTGTAAATCAAATAATGGAATAA
- a CDS encoding formate--tetrahydrofolate ligase — translation MKSDVEISQNAELQPISEIAKKIGIENQDLEPYGHYKAKVSLKNVDDNQGKLVLVTSINPTAAGEGKTTLTVGLGDALTELGANPVLALREPSLGPVMGMKGGATGGGYSQVVPMEDINLHFTGDFHALTEAHNTLAALIDNHIHHGNELNIDPRQIEWKRVLDVNDRELRQTVVGLGGRTSGVPRQDGFDITVASELMAILCLSTDLIDLKERIANILIGYTYDREPIYVRDLKVQGALTLLLKDAIKPNLVQTIEHTPAFIHGGPFANIAHGCNSILATKAAMHYGDIALTEAGFGSDLGAEKFMDIVTPKLGKTPDCVVVVATIRALKLNGGMDKNELTTENLQALEEGAANLYRHVRSMCRFNVPVVVTINKFNTDTDAEVELLTKLIKDNLGLSTYISENFAKGGKGAIDLAKGVLSAVNESKDFTPVYEADDSIESKMDKIVTKIYGGAHVELSSKAKTQLKKIKKMGYDKLPVCMAKTQYSFTDDPKVLGAPTDFTIHVSDLLIRSGAGFIVALTGKVLTMPGLPTHPAALNMDIDENGKITGLF, via the coding sequence TTGAAAAGTGATGTAGAGATTTCCCAAAATGCAGAATTACAACCAATTAGTGAAATTGCAAAGAAAATCGGTATTGAAAACCAAGATTTAGAACCATACGGCCATTATAAAGCCAAAGTTTCTTTAAAAAACGTTGATGATAATCAAGGTAAATTGGTGCTTGTTACTTCAATCAATCCGACAGCTGCCGGAGAAGGAAAAACAACTTTAACCGTCGGTCTAGGTGATGCATTGACTGAACTTGGTGCAAATCCTGTGTTGGCTCTAAGAGAGCCTTCTCTTGGACCAGTCATGGGTATGAAGGGTGGAGCCACTGGTGGTGGATATTCTCAAGTCGTTCCTATGGAGGATATCAATCTTCACTTTACTGGTGATTTTCACGCACTTACTGAGGCGCATAATACACTAGCTGCATTGATCGATAACCATATTCATCATGGTAATGAATTAAATATCGATCCTAGACAAATCGAGTGGAAACGGGTACTAGACGTTAATGACCGTGAATTAAGACAAACTGTTGTTGGACTAGGCGGACGTACTTCAGGAGTTCCTCGCCAAGATGGTTTTGATATCACAGTTGCTAGTGAGTTGATGGCCATTCTTTGTTTATCAACGGACCTCATCGATTTAAAAGAAAGAATTGCTAATATTTTAATTGGTTATACATATGATCGTGAACCAATTTATGTTCGCGATTTAAAGGTTCAAGGGGCACTAACATTACTACTAAAAGACGCAATCAAACCAAATTTGGTTCAAACAATTGAACATACTCCAGCTTTTATTCATGGAGGACCATTTGCTAACATCGCCCATGGTTGTAACAGTATTTTAGCAACCAAAGCCGCAATGCATTATGGAGATATTGCATTGACCGAAGCCGGTTTTGGTTCTGATTTAGGTGCTGAAAAATTCATGGATATCGTTACTCCTAAACTGGGTAAGACACCAGATTGTGTTGTAGTTGTAGCTACGATTAGAGCTTTAAAGCTAAATGGTGGCATGGACAAAAACGAGTTAACTACAGAGAATCTACAAGCTCTTGAAGAGGGAGCTGCTAATTTATACCGTCATGTTAGATCAATGTGTAGATTTAATGTACCAGTTGTTGTTACTATCAATAAATTTAATACGGATACCGACGCTGAAGTTGAATTATTGACCAAGTTAATTAAAGATAATTTGGGATTATCGACCTATATTTCTGAAAACTTTGCCAAGGGTGGTAAAGGCGCTATCGATTTAGCCAAGGGAGTTCTTTCTGCAGTCAACGAATCAAAAGATTTTACTCCAGTTTACGAAGCGGACGACAGTATCGAATCTAAAATGGATAAAATTGTCACCAAGATTTATGGTGGGGCCCATGTAGAATTGTCTAGCAAGGCTAAAACTCAGCTAAAGAAAATCAAGAAAATGGGTTATGACAAATTACCTGTATGTATGGCTAAAACTCAATATTCATTCACTGATGATCCTAAAGTGTTGGGCGCTCCCACAGACTTTACCATTCATGTTTCTGACTTATTGATTCGTTCAGGAGCGGGCTTTATTGTTGCCTTGACTGGAAAAGTATTGACTATGCCTGGTTTGCCAACTCATCCAGCTGCTTTGAATATGGATATTGATGAAAATGGCAAAATTACAGGATTGTTCTAG
- a CDS encoding ribonuclease HI family protein gives MIKLYTDAAVNRKYQKSAAGILIIKNSKQIQLSKPLSTTDNHEAEFQAALLGFQQISQTNESEIIFFYTDSKIVAEAIDKQYAKHYQTYVDQIIEIQSTIGTVITEWIPDKENKGAHNLALQALHHLERI, from the coding sequence ATGATTAAACTATATACTGATGCTGCAGTAAACAGAAAATACCAAAAAAGTGCTGCAGGAATCTTAATTATTAAAAATTCTAAACAAATTCAACTATCGAAGCCGTTGTCTACAACTGATAATCACGAAGCAGAATTTCAGGCAGCTTTACTTGGATTCCAACAAATTAGTCAAACTAATGAATCAGAAATTATCTTTTTTTATACGGATAGCAAAATAGTCGCTGAGGCCATTGATAAACAATATGCTAAACATTATCAAACATATGTTGATCAAATAATTGAGATTCAATCAACCATTGGCACCGTAATTACTGAATGGATTCCAGATAAAGAAAATAAAGGAGCCCATAATTTAGCATTACAGGCTCTTCATCATTTGGAACGAATATAG
- a CDS encoding DnaD domain-containing protein, whose translation MTDNNPNNLFKGATSVNNLLLINYPKLGVSNDELLIYVLIKRDNELVIPMPDADKLAAQTGFSKDKIYQLFHSLIEHKNALITTVTRGNDRVDAYDFSPMYQKLLSLINQQVSIDDEVAVESSRPVADDNGRSELFTTIEKEFGRTLSPIEMETISGWLDIDRYPVEIITLALKEAVLNQVYNLKYMDRIMLNWDKLNLKSVTQIQNYLNNRETGNDNRHNDQDYNGPEIPFIDLNK comes from the coding sequence TTGACTGATAATAATCCAAACAATCTGTTCAAGGGCGCCACGAGCGTCAATAATTTGTTGCTCATCAATTATCCTAAGCTGGGTGTCTCTAATGACGAGTTGCTGATTTATGTTTTGATTAAGCGAGATAATGAATTAGTGATTCCGATGCCTGATGCTGATAAATTAGCAGCACAGACCGGTTTTTCTAAAGATAAAATCTATCAATTGTTTCATAGCCTGATTGAACATAAAAATGCGCTGATAACCACTGTCACTCGTGGCAATGATCGAGTTGATGCTTATGATTTTTCACCGATGTATCAAAAGCTATTAAGTCTAATTAACCAGCAAGTCAGCATAGACGATGAAGTTGCTGTTGAATCTTCTCGTCCAGTTGCCGATGATAATGGTCGATCTGAATTGTTTACCACCATTGAAAAGGAGTTCGGCAGAACTCTATCACCAATTGAAATGGAGACAATCAGTGGTTGGTTAGATATTGATCGTTATCCCGTTGAGATAATCACTTTGGCATTAAAAGAAGCGGTTTTAAACCAAGTTTATAATTTAAAGTATATGGATCGGATCATGTTGAATTGGGATAAGCTGAATCTCAAATCAGTGACGCAAATTCAGAATTATTTGAATAATCGCGAGACTGGTAATGATAACCGCCATAATGATCAAGATTATAATGGGCCTGAAATTCCGTTTATTGATTTAAATAAATAA
- a CDS encoding PBP1A family penicillin-binding protein — protein MSQNNPQHKSPSRRSQPKKKRSWLRRTIKIVIWAIVILFVLGAGLFTYYAATAPKLTGAELSSDNSTKIYDANNQVISRLGSQNRDYVTAKNIPNTLKRAVVSIEDRRFYKHHGVDPIRIMGAAFANVTGSSLGLQGGSTLTQQLVKLSVFSTAASDRTMKRKAQEAWLAIQVENKYSKDKILEFYINKVYMGNGVYGMQTAAEYYFNKPLSRLTLPQLAMLAGMPQSPTLYNPYKYPKYATERRNEVLTAMVKNKAITSAQGQQAEATSVKTGLATTHNKTSTSERLSKYTDAYLKQTLLELNKLGYKTNSGLKVYTNLDLNAQKKLYNVSNNDPSIIYPSKRFQVGATLVDSNNGKVVAMQGARKTNVSFGLNRAVQTDRSSGSTAKPIMDYGPAIQYLKYPTYQPVKDTPYVYPGSDKSVMDFDNKYQGTITMRKALVESRNIPALRTLENVGVPKAQGFLKNLGMSFDKELELQNGIGLYVSSEQLAAAYAAFANGGVYHKPYLINKIVQSDGQTKTFKSKGKRAMSPATAFMITDMLKGVMDSESGSGTAAKVDGLYEAGKTGTTQYPDDFINKVPADSSMDSWFSGYTKNYSLAIWTGYDRQFSANSYITEPETTIAQQIYKNVMGYVSEDKPNTDWTQPSDVGSNGSDNYYVAGYPGTQPDNSSNQTTSGFTIDKSASSETDSVNGTVTSPRNDGETSTSGTTSGSDSGASQSGTTTQQPSGGSGNGDDDNSDSSSDNTSSDTNKDSSTGTTSDSSNGNSSNDNQDNNNNDNPDTTNQNNAKANNATADSVQ, from the coding sequence ATGTCACAGAACAATCCGCAACACAAAAGTCCTAGCAGAAGATCCCAGCCGAAGAAAAAACGGTCATGGCTTCGTCGGACAATCAAGATAGTTATCTGGGCTATCGTAATTTTATTTGTTTTGGGCGCTGGGTTATTCACCTACTACGCTGCAACTGCACCAAAATTAACTGGCGCAGAATTATCTAGTGATAATTCAACAAAAATATATGATGCTAACAATCAAGTTATTTCCCGATTAGGTAGTCAAAATCGTGATTACGTAACCGCGAAAAACATTCCCAATACATTAAAACGGGCTGTTGTTTCAATTGAAGATCGTCGCTTCTATAAGCATCACGGAGTCGATCCCATCCGAATCATGGGAGCAGCTTTCGCCAATGTCACTGGCTCATCATTGGGCCTTCAAGGCGGAAGTACTTTAACTCAACAACTTGTTAAATTATCAGTATTTTCAACTGCTGCATCCGATCGAACAATGAAGCGTAAGGCACAAGAAGCTTGGCTAGCCATTCAAGTTGAAAATAAATACTCAAAAGATAAAATTCTAGAATTCTATATTAATAAAGTTTATATGGGTAATGGTGTTTATGGTATGCAAACTGCTGCCGAATACTATTTCAATAAACCACTATCAAGATTGACGCTTCCTCAACTGGCAATGCTTGCTGGAATGCCCCAATCACCTACCCTATATAATCCTTACAAATACCCTAAGTACGCTACTGAAAGAAGAAATGAAGTTCTAACTGCGATGGTTAAGAACAAGGCCATCACAAGTGCTCAGGGACAACAAGCTGAAGCAACCAGCGTCAAAACCGGACTTGCTACAACTCATAATAAGACTTCTACCAGTGAACGATTAAGTAAATATACAGACGCTTATTTAAAGCAAACATTGCTTGAACTTAATAAACTAGGATACAAAACTAACAGTGGTTTGAAAGTTTATACTAACTTAGATTTGAACGCCCAAAAGAAGCTTTACAACGTGTCAAACAATGATCCTTCTATCATTTATCCAAGCAAGAGATTTCAAGTTGGTGCAACTTTAGTAGATTCAAATAACGGTAAGGTTGTCGCCATGCAAGGAGCCCGGAAAACTAATGTCTCATTTGGATTAAACCGAGCCGTTCAAACTGATCGTTCATCTGGTTCAACGGCCAAGCCAATAATGGATTATGGTCCAGCTATTCAATATCTTAAGTACCCTACCTACCAACCAGTAAAAGATACACCGTATGTTTACCCAGGTAGTGATAAATCAGTAATGGACTTTGATAATAAATATCAAGGAACCATCACCATGCGAAAAGCATTGGTAGAATCTAGAAATATTCCGGCACTAAGAACTCTAGAAAATGTTGGTGTTCCAAAAGCTCAAGGATTTTTGAAGAATCTTGGTATGTCATTTGATAAGGAACTTGAACTACAAAACGGAATTGGTTTATATGTATCATCAGAGCAACTTGCCGCTGCATATGCTGCATTTGCTAACGGTGGTGTTTACCACAAGCCATACCTAATTAATAAAATCGTTCAATCTGATGGCCAAACTAAGACATTTAAATCTAAAGGTAAGCGAGCAATGTCTCCGGCAACTGCCTTCATGATTACAGATATGCTGAAAGGTGTTATGGATTCAGAAAGTGGTTCTGGTACCGCAGCTAAAGTTGACGGTCTTTATGAAGCCGGTAAAACAGGTACTACTCAGTACCCTGACGACTTCATCAACAAAGTCCCTGCAGATTCGTCAATGGATTCATGGTTCTCTGGTTACACTAAGAACTACTCACTAGCTATTTGGACGGGTTATGATAGGCAATTCTCGGCTAATTCATACATTACCGAGCCCGAGACGACAATAGCTCAACAAATCTATAAGAACGTTATGGGATACGTTTCTGAAGACAAGCCAAACACAGACTGGACTCAACCTTCAGACGTTGGTTCAAATGGAAGTGACAATTATTATGTTGCCGGTTATCCTGGTACGCAACCGGATAACAGTTCTAACCAGACAACCAGTGGCTTTACGATTGACAAGAGTGCTAGCTCTGAAACCGATTCTGTCAACGGAACCGTGACATCACCAAGAAACGATGGCGAAACATCTACTTCAGGTACTACATCTGGTTCTGACAGCGGTGCATCTCAATCAGGAACTACCACTCAGCAACCTTCAGGTGGTTCTGGAAATGGTGACGATGATAATTCAGATTCTTCTTCAGATAACACTTCTAGTGATACTAATAAAGATTCATCAACTGGAACTACTAGCGATTCTTCAAATGGTAATAGTTCTAATGATAATCAAGATAATAACAACAATGACAATCCGGACACGACTAATCAAAACAATGCTAAAGCCAATAACGCAACAGCAGATAGTGTTCAATAA
- the gpsB gene encoding cell division regulator GpsB yields MENINYTPKDILQKEFRQKMRGYDPNDVDAFLDNIIKDYESYSKQISDLTDQNEKLRIQVDELNKQVSLSANQGGISAGASQVTRPAATQAMSSATNMDILKRLSNLERRVFGSQLDSGNNTNESHRL; encoded by the coding sequence ATGGAAAATATTAACTATACTCCAAAGGATATTTTACAAAAAGAATTTCGCCAAAAGATGCGTGGATATGATCCTAACGATGTTGATGCTTTTTTAGATAACATCATCAAAGATTATGAATCATATAGCAAGCAGATTTCTGATTTAACAGATCAGAATGAGAAATTGCGGATTCAAGTAGATGAATTAAATAAACAAGTATCACTTTCTGCTAATCAAGGTGGAATTTCTGCCGGTGCTAGTCAGGTTACAAGACCTGCTGCAACCCAAGCAATGTCTAGTGCAACAAACATGGACATTTTAAAACGTCTTTCAAATCTTGAAAGAAGAGTTTTTGGTTCACAACTTGATAGTGGTAACAATACAAACGAGTCTCATAGACTCTAA
- a CDS encoding DUF1273 domain-containing protein: MSRLWVTGYRGYELGIFDNKDKKKEVIDYVLKQEIITAIESGVDWIITGGQMGIEQWTIQAANELKEEYPGEFRTAMILPFKEFGSNWNEVNQAMYNQTKLMADFTAEVSNLPYQSPKQLKNYQEFMISHTDSALLVYDLDNPGKTQYDYNRIKEFADKHPYPLKMISFDDLQNSADEYFESLNNGFQDE, encoded by the coding sequence TTGAGCAGATTATGGGTAACCGGTTATCGAGGCTACGAATTAGGAATCTTTGATAATAAAGACAAGAAAAAAGAAGTGATCGACTATGTTTTAAAACAGGAGATCATTACTGCCATTGAATCTGGAGTGGACTGGATCATCACTGGTGGTCAAATGGGTATTGAACAATGGACCATCCAAGCAGCAAATGAATTGAAAGAAGAATATCCAGGAGAGTTTAGAACGGCAATGATTTTGCCATTTAAAGAGTTTGGTAGTAATTGGAATGAGGTAAATCAAGCAATGTATAATCAAACCAAGCTCATGGCTGACTTTACTGCCGAAGTAAGTAATTTGCCGTATCAATCACCCAAACAATTAAAAAATTACCAAGAATTCATGATTAGCCACACAGATAGTGCTTTATTGGTTTATGATTTAGACAATCCTGGAAAAACGCAGTACGATTATAATAGGATAAAAGAATTTGCAGACAAACATCCATACCCATTAAAAATGATTAGCTTTGATGACCTTCAAAATTCGGCGGACGAATACTTTGAAAGTTTAAATAATGGTTTTCAAGACGAATGA
- a CDS encoding THUMP domain-containing class I SAM-dependent RNA methyltransferase yields MKFNLIATCAAGVESLVANELKDMGYTVQTENGRVRFSGDETDIVRTNLWLRVADRVKIIVDEFEAKSFTELFDQTATIPWENYLPMDAAFPVEGKSQKSTLHSVPDVQAITKKAIVTSLSNVYHRTTRLPETGAKYPLEVAINKDHVILTLDTTGSSLFKRGYRVEKGTAPLKENLAAALILLTNWHKDMPFWDPFCGSGTLPIEAALIGRNLAPGFNRDFAFEQFGFMDKSIIENERDRADDLADYDTPLEIHASDIDGSMIEIAKTNAREVGLTQDIQFKQVAIADFKTDLTGGVMVANPPYGERMSEQEQVHQLYRQMGQAFAPLTDWSKYIITSDLDFEKYYGQKATKKRKLYNGALRTDYFQFWAQRNHNRK; encoded by the coding sequence ATGAAATTTAATTTAATTGCAACGTGTGCTGCCGGTGTTGAATCACTTGTGGCGAATGAGCTTAAGGATATGGGCTATACTGTTCAGACCGAAAATGGTCGAGTAAGGTTCAGTGGAGATGAAACTGATATCGTCAGAACTAATCTTTGGTTGAGAGTGGCAGATCGTGTCAAAATCATCGTGGATGAGTTTGAAGCAAAATCTTTTACTGAACTATTTGATCAAACTGCTACTATTCCTTGGGAAAACTATTTACCAATGGACGCAGCATTTCCTGTTGAAGGAAAATCTCAAAAGTCAACGTTACACAGTGTGCCAGATGTCCAAGCTATCACTAAGAAAGCCATCGTAACCTCACTTTCTAATGTGTATCATCGAACTACGAGATTGCCAGAAACTGGCGCCAAGTATCCATTAGAAGTCGCAATTAACAAAGATCATGTCATTTTGACATTGGATACTACTGGATCATCCTTGTTTAAACGTGGATACAGAGTTGAAAAAGGAACTGCGCCATTAAAAGAAAATTTGGCTGCCGCATTGATTCTCTTAACTAATTGGCACAAAGACATGCCCTTTTGGGATCCATTCTGTGGTTCAGGTACATTACCAATTGAAGCCGCACTAATTGGTAGAAATCTTGCTCCTGGCTTCAATCGAGATTTTGCATTTGAACAATTTGGTTTTATGGATAAGAGTATCATTGAAAATGAACGTGATCGAGCTGATGATTTAGCTGATTATGACACACCGTTAGAAATTCATGCTTCTGATATTGATGGCTCAATGATCGAAATCGCTAAAACTAATGCTCGTGAAGTTGGTTTGACCCAAGACATTCAATTTAAACAAGTTGCCATTGCTGATTTTAAAACTGATTTAACTGGTGGAGTAATGGTTGCCAACCCACCTTATGGTGAACGTATGAGTGAACAAGAACAAGTTCACCAGCTTTACCGTCAAATGGGCCAAGCATTTGCCCCATTAACCGATTGGTCAAAATATATCATCACTTCTGATTTGGACTTTGAAAAGTATTATGGTCAAAAGGCTACCAAAAAACGTAAATTATACAACGGTGCCTTAAGAACGGATTATTTCCAATTTTGGGCACAAAGAAACCACAATCGTAAATAG
- the lspA gene encoding signal peptidase II: MPFIYVLISALLIGIDQIVKSQVVSHLQLGQVNSVISGVFSITRLNNDGAAWSMLTGQRWLFVVIALVAAAFIIYYLFKFKGQTVYQISLTLLLAGTLGNLIDRILNGYVVDMFQLDFINFPIFNCADMFLTVGIIILAIKIVRD, from the coding sequence ATGCCATTTATATATGTATTGATTAGTGCTTTACTAATCGGAATTGATCAGATAGTAAAAAGTCAGGTCGTAAGTCACTTGCAACTTGGTCAGGTCAACTCCGTAATCAGTGGTGTTTTTTCTATCACACGATTAAACAATGACGGTGCTGCATGGAGTATGTTGACAGGTCAGAGATGGCTGTTTGTGGTAATTGCTCTTGTTGCTGCCGCATTCATAATTTATTATTTGTTCAAATTTAAAGGACAGACGGTCTACCAGATTAGTTTAACTTTGCTATTAGCTGGAACTTTAGGTAATTTAATAGACAGAATTTTAAATGGATATGTAGTTGATATGTTCCAATTGGATTTTATCAACTTTCCGATTTTTAACTGTGCAGATATGTTTTTAACCGTTGGAATTATTATTCTTGCGATTAAGATTGTAAGGGATTAA